GGAGGAAAAAGAGGACAGGGCTATGAAATCTATCAAGTATGGATCCAACTAGTAAGTGATGAAGCTAAACTGCAGGCTCCATGTACTTGACCTCAGAGTCTGTGCTCCTTTGCTAAAGAGTGTTTCCTgcctgaggcagaggctgcgCAGAGCTATCTATCCACCTACTCAGCGCAGTGCCTGAAACATAGTAGGCATATCATATGTTGGAGGTGAACAAAAGAGCCAAAAACATCAAGAAAAGCAATACAAACTTGAATAGATGTCACTGAGCAAATAAGTGATTGAGAAGAAACAGCAAGCCAGAAACACAAATCACAGGGGGACGTAACGGAGGCAGGTCGGAGCCGCTGCGGTCGCCATGCCCCGCGGTAACCAGCGTGAGCTCGCCCACCAGAAGAATATGAAAAAGCAGAGCGACTCGGTTAAGGGACAGCGCCGAGATGACGGGCTTTCTGCTGCGGCCCGCAAGCAGAGGGACTCGGAGATCATGCAGCAGAAGCAAAAACAGGCAAACGAGAAGAAGGAGGAACCCAAGTAGCTTTGTGGCTTCGTGTCCAACCCTCTTGCCTTTCGCCTGTGTGCCTGGAGCCAGTCCCACCACGCTCCTGTAGTGCTCACAGGTCCCAGCACCAATGGCATTCCCTTTGCCCTGAGTCTGCAGCGGGTCCCTTTTGTGCTTCCTTCCCCTCAGGTAGCCTCTCTTCCCCTGGGCCACTCCCAGGGGTGAGGGGGTTACCCCTTCCCAGTGTTTTTTATTCCTGTAGGGCTCACCCCAAGGTATTAAAAGTAGCTTTGtaattccttgaaaaaaaaaaagaaagaaagaaacacaaatcacAGGGCATTTGCACAGAGattcaaaacaaaactaaaaaggcACAAAACAAtgcaagaaaaactaaaagacttAGAACATAGATTAGAAAAATTGAAGTGAAAACAATAAGGAAACTATAGGAAATAGAGAAGGCTGACAATGTGGAagtcatcatcagagaaataagggaagaaaacatagctgaatagaaaaaaaaaactgcattatTTTTGTGATCATCTGTTTACTCTATTTCCCTTTTAAGATAGTCGgtttcggccgggtgcggtggctaatgcctgtaatcccagcactctgggaggccaaagtgggcagatcacaaggtcaggagcttgagaccagcctggccaacatggcaaaaccctgtctctactgaaaatacaaaaattagccaggtgtgatggcaggtgtctgtaatcccagctactcgggagactgaggcgggagaatcactcgaacctgggaggcagagattgcagtgagctgagatcatgccattgcactgcagcctgggcaacaagagcaagactctgtctcaaaaaaaaaaaaaaaaaagtcggttCCATGAGGGTAGGAATCATCTCTCTCTTGTTTGTTATTACATCTTCAGTGTTTAACACACTGTGTGACATAGGTAAGAGCtctgccaatattttgttgaataaaagaaagcCAAGCACAGATAAAGAGAAGACATGTAAAACCCCATCAAAGAAAGATGCCTGTGGTGTTTTTAAAGCATTGCCTGAAGAGCTGGAGTCTACGCTCTTTAATCTGGGGAAGAATTATGGGTTCTTTAGTCACAGAATCTGACAGAAGTGCTGCGATGTAACCTCTAAGACTAGGTCAAAAAGCTGATGATGCTTCCACCTGGTTATCTCGGACTACTTATTCTCCAGATATTTCCTCTAGGAGCCCAGTCATCACACGTCGTATGGAGAATCCCTGTGGAAGCACACCAGCTGACAGGCAGCTTCAGTTATCCCAGCCCCATAACAGACATATGGGGGATGAAACCCCCAGATGACCCACCTTCCAGCTATGTGGGTCTCTTCTTGCTGAGATCCCAGACGTTGTGGAGCAGAGGCAAGCCAACCACCCTGTGTCCTCTCAAAATTACTGACCCACAGAATccataaacataataaaattattgcTATGCCATCAAGTTTGGGGTGGCTTATGATGTAGCAGTAGAATAATCAGAACAATATCCACGCTTTCTAAAGATATCTCTTTGTCgggtgtttaaatttttattcatttatttatttatttattttattattcttcttattttttgagacggagtttggctcttgttgcccaggctggcgtgcagtggtgcgatctcggctcaccgcaacttccacctcctgggttcaagagattctcctgcctcagcctcccacgtagctgggattacagacatgcgctgccacgcccgggtaattttgtatttttagtagagacagggtttctccatgttggtcaggctagtttcaaactcccaacctctggtgatctgcccaccttcgcctcccaaagtgttaggattacaggcataagccaccgcacccagcctaaaaaatatatatataatttttagagaTCCAAAGATAAGAATGATCTTAAGACTTGCTCCTGAGATGTTGTATAAGAGGAAGAGTTACAAGGAAATCTATGAGAACTGAGGTCTTGCTTCGTCAGGTTGACTTTTCTCTTTGAAGGCAACAGGAAATCATGTCACGGcctacaagcacacacacactcataattTCCATAATGTCCCTGCCCTGTACAGATCACTAGGAGGAGCAGTGGAAATCAAAGAGCACAAACCTagagaatgaaaacaaagatacagccgggcgcggcggctcacgcctgtaatcccagcactttgggaggccgaggggggtggatcacgaggtcaggagatcgagaccatcctggccaacatggtgaaaccctgtctctactaaaatacaaaaaaaaaaaaaaaaaaaattagccaggtgtagtggcattagtggcatgtgcccatagtcccagatactcaggaggctgaggcaggggaatcgcttgaacctgggaggcggaggttgcagtgagccgagatcacaccactgcactccagcctggtgacggagtgagactctgtctcaaaaacacacacacacacacacacacacaaagatacagAGACTCAAAAGAGTTAAATGAATTTACACATTAACAAAGTGGgggaaatgttaatattttaactaTAACCCACCATGGGGTAGCGCTTTTCAAATTGCAAGGTCACAATCCATCCATGTGTCATGAAATCCAGTTAGTGGCTCTCaacctgctttttctttttctttttttttaatgaaatagaatatacTAGAgtataatgaaatagaaaacaccaGAGTTCATCATAAGGATGCTTAGCAAAAACTTCATATCCTCTGCCCAACTGCAATGAGTGgggacagagacatgaaaaatacaTGAACTGGCATGGATTTGGTCTTTTTTCCCCTGGTATATGCTGGTCAATTGGACTATCATTGTAACGGGAGGGTTAATGTTACAGGGTTGCAGCTAAAGTTGAAGCTAAGTTTAGTGTTATCGTACCTGCTGTTGGCAAAATCGTTGAGACTTTCTAATGAATTTAGATAAAAGCTTTTGGGGCATTGCAGcgactaatgcctgtaatcccaacactttgggaggccacggcaggtggatgacttgagaccaggagttcaagaccagccatgggcaacatggcaaaaccctgtcttggctgggcgcagtggctcacacctgtaatctcagcactttgggaggccgaggcaggtggatcacctgaggtcaggagttcaagaccagcctggccaacatggtgaaacctcatctctactaaaaaatacaaaaattagccaggtgtggtggcgggcgcctgtaatcctagctactagggaggctgaggcaggagaatcgcttgaacccgggaggtggaggttgtggtaagccgagatggcgcaactgcactccagcctgggcgacagagtgagactccatctcaaaaaacaaaacaaaacaaaacaaaacaaaaaaccctgtctctacaaaaaatacagaaattagcaaggcatgatgGTGGGTACTTATGGctctagctacttggggggctgaggtgggaagatcacctgggccctggaggtcaaggctgcagtgagctgtggtcatgccattgcactccagcctgggcgacagaaaccctgtttcaaaaaaaaaaaaaagagagttttcagtctttttcagAAAAGGCATTATTATCGATACAACGCATTTTGAGTCTGTGACAATTTATtatacaaaatacttttaaattggTTATTTAATAGAATAAATACAAAGGCAGGTTCAAGTTTAACTGACGGATCTGAAAGTATAAATTatgacaaacagaaaaatacttaTTCTAATAAGCTGAATTTGATCTtacattctaaagaaaaaaaagtaaatgtaagacaacataataaaagttatttaaaatatggttATATCAAACATTCAAAAACCAAACCAATGAAAAtgacaatgtattttatttttttttgagacggagtctcactctgtcaccaggctggagtgcagtggcacaatctcagctcactgcatcctctgcctccgaggttcaagcaattctcctgtctcagcctcccgaggagtagctgggattacaggcatgcgccactatgcccagctaattttttgtatttttagtagagatggggtttcaccatgttggtcaggctgatctcgatctcctgacctcaggtgatacgcccacctcgacctcccaaagtgctgggattacaggtttgagccaccacccctggcctgttttttcttgagatagagtcttgctctgttacccaggcaggagtgtagtggtgtgatcttggctcactgcaacctccgcctcccaggttcaagtgattctcctgccttagcctcctgagtagctgggattacaggtgctcaccaccacacctggctagtttttggatttttagtagagacggggttttgccatattggccaggctggtcttgaattcctgacctcaggtgatacgcccacctcggcctcccaaagtgctgggattacaggtataagctacTGCGCCTGGACTGACAGGACAGTGTATTCTTTGGTATTGGTGTTCTCACAAATGAAGGcttaaaatcttcaaaataaaaatgattcttgGAAACTCAGCATACCAAATGTGGTGATAATCCCCTTGAAtatttaagaaggaaagaaagagatctAAAGTTACCTGCACAGTTTCTTAGTCATTCTGTGACAGTCAGAAAGCATCACTGGCAGCTTATTTTAGGTGCACATTGTGTGTGCTCCCATGTTCAGTGATTAAAGTCAGTAGAAAACTACAACCAACCCAGCCAGGCAGGACTGCTAACAGACCAGACTCTTTAGGAGTAAAGAGTTGAGTCACCTTAGCAGTCAAGGAACCTTAACCAGCTGTTTTGTACTGAGAGCAAATGAGAGACATAATGGCTAATGGACGAAGGTAGTTATAAATGCTGGCTATGAGCCTATGATCAGTTGTGAAAATAAGGACTGTAATAGttagaaatatttcttccttattttgatATGAAACTATTTGTTTATATTAACCAATTTTTCCATCTCCCAGCCAGTCTCCTACCATATAATATAAGAAATCTTgtttttgtggtgttttttttctttttttgagacagagtctcgctctgtcgcccaggctggagtgcagtggcgtgatctcagctcactacgacctccgtctcctggcttcaagcgattctcctgcttcagcctcccaagtagctgagatcacaggcacatgccaccacacctggctaatttttgtaattttagtagagatggcttttcgccatgttatccaggctggtcgcgaactcctgacttcaggtgatccgcctgtctcagcctcccaaagtgctgggatcataggtgtgagccaccgcacccggccaagcaATGTTAATAGTAGCTAACTCCCTATCTCAGTATTTTAATGCCAATGTATCAAGAGGGAGTATAACCTAGCTAGAAGAGGAATAAACTCCcccaaagataaataaaagaactTTGTGAAGTGGCCTCATTTGTCTGGGGTAATACCCAAGGTTCCTTGCCTCATGCCAAGAAAATCGAGGACGTGGACACACACAAGGAGTAAGTTGGAGAGCAAAGGTTTAATGggtgaaagagaaaagaggctCTCTTTCCTTCAGAGGAGATGGCGTCTAATTTACATAGGGCACAAGAAATTGCtcggaccaggtgtgccatttgcatagctCACGAAGAACCTGGCCATCCCAccctaatgttttattattttagatttgcAGATGGGGTCTTTACCTGGTCAGAACCACGTtgcctgcttttttgttttgttttgttttgtttttttggagacagagtttccctctgtcgcccaggctacagtgcagtggcgcaatctccactcactgcaagctccgtcttctgggttcacgccattcttctgcctcagcctgggactacaggcgagtagctgggactacaggcgcccgccaccacgcccagctaattttttgtatttttagtagagacggtgtttcaccgtgttagccaggatggtctcgatctcctgacctcgtgatccgcctgcctcggcctcccaaagtgctgggattacaggcgtgagccaccgcgcccagccagttacCTGCTTTTTCACTGCACatgtgg
Above is a window of Macaca thibetana thibetana isolate TM-01 chromosome 2, ASM2454274v1, whole genome shotgun sequence DNA encoding:
- the LOC126948459 gene encoding small EDRK-rich factor 2-like, which codes for MPRGNQRELAHQKNMKKQSDSVKGQRRDDGLSAAARKQRDSEIMQQKQKQANEKKEEPK